From one Gemmatimonadaceae bacterium genomic stretch:
- a CDS encoding HAMP domain-containing sensor histidine kinase — MKRVGFRGRLFAILLAFALVPSILIAVAWNATGSLVLPLVSGTAAWDSVAATGERAVTAIRGANLSDAQRRSLDAHERVLRSSVVNSRQADFVFRQGAKMLALTTLVGVLVIAVVASRVAGHLSRNLSRPLRELVGWTERIGRGEPLPTTPPRRGAPEFEVLRRSMREMAGELEIGRARAVENERSAALRESARQVAHELKNPLTPIRFAVERLRREAPPELAETVEVLATESQRLEALARSFAQFGRLPEGPRAEVDVGELARYTARATIPPSVTFKVDVADDVPMIQAHHDALARALSNVMLNAVDACRDGGAVGVSVRRTAHAGREAVEIAVADTGCGISPDRLSRIWDPYVTSKPGGTGLGLAIARQAVLAHQGAVSADSRVGGGTEIRFVLPVDGNRNGMEEAHA; from the coding sequence GTGAAGCGCGTCGGATTTCGCGGCCGCCTCTTCGCCATCCTCCTCGCATTCGCCCTCGTTCCGTCGATCCTGATTGCCGTCGCGTGGAACGCCACCGGATCGTTGGTGCTTCCGCTCGTTTCGGGGACCGCGGCGTGGGACAGCGTGGCGGCGACCGGCGAGCGGGCGGTGACGGCCATTCGTGGGGCGAATCTGTCGGACGCGCAGAGGCGATCGCTCGACGCGCACGAGCGAGTGCTGCGCAGCAGCGTGGTCAACTCGCGGCAAGCGGACTTCGTCTTCCGCCAGGGCGCGAAGATGCTGGCCCTCACGACGCTGGTCGGTGTGCTGGTGATCGCCGTGGTGGCGTCGCGCGTCGCGGGACACTTGAGCCGCAACTTGAGCCGGCCGCTCCGCGAGCTCGTGGGCTGGACGGAGCGCATCGGGCGCGGCGAGCCGCTGCCTACGACACCGCCGCGCCGCGGCGCGCCGGAGTTCGAGGTGCTGCGCCGCAGCATGCGCGAGATGGCCGGCGAATTGGAAATCGGACGCGCGAGAGCCGTCGAAAACGAACGCTCCGCCGCGCTGCGCGAGAGCGCGCGACAGGTCGCGCACGAGCTCAAGAATCCGCTCACGCCGATTCGTTTCGCGGTGGAACGTCTACGGCGCGAAGCGCCGCCAGAGCTCGCCGAGACGGTCGAGGTTCTGGCCACGGAATCGCAGCGCCTCGAAGCGCTCGCGCGCAGCTTCGCGCAATTCGGACGGCTTCCCGAAGGACCGCGCGCCGAGGTGGACGTCGGTGAGCTCGCGCGCTACACGGCGCGCGCGACCATTCCGCCGAGCGTCACCTTCAAGGTCGACGTCGCGGACGACGTGCCGATGATCCAGGCGCACCACGACGCGTTGGCGCGCGCGCTCTCGAACGTGATGCTCAACGCGGTGGACGCGTGCCGGGACGGCGGCGCGGTCGGGGTGAGCGTACGGCGGACGGCGCACGCGGGGCGCGAGGCGGTGGAGATCGCGGTCGCGGATACGGGGTGCGGCATCTCGCCCGACCGTCTCTCGCGCATCTGGGATCCGTACGTCACGTCGAAGCCCGGCGGCACGGGGCTCGGCTTGGCGATCGCGCGGCAGGCCGTGCTGGCGCATCAAGGCGCGGTGAGCGCCGACAGCCGCGTCGGCGGCGGGACGGAAATTCGATTCGTGCTCCCCGTCGACGGCAACCGAAATGGAATGGAGGAAGCGCATGCATAA